From Seriola aureovittata isolate HTS-2021-v1 ecotype China chromosome 20, ASM2101889v1, whole genome shotgun sequence, a single genomic window includes:
- the sox17 gene encoding transcription factor SOX-17 encodes MSSPDAGYASDDQIQARCAMSVMMPGMGHCQWADPLSPLGDTKVKSEPCASGSGSQSRGKSEPRIRRPMNAFMVWAKDERKRLAQQNPDLHNAELSKMLGKSWKALPVTEKQPFVEEAERLRVQHMQDHPNYKYRPRRRKQVKRIKRLDSGFLVHGVSDHQAQSMSGEGRMCVESLGLGYHEHGFQLPPQPLSHYRDAQALGGPSYETYSLPTPDTSPLDAVESDSMFFPPHSQEDCHMIPAYAYHSQAAEYQPQDPLSNHHGNSILHRHAASAPEQPPQPANLPPSYMGCPNPLAMYYTQHCSPSHTKRHPGGAGQLSPPPDSHPHSADGVEQMHHSELLAEVDRSEFEQYLSSSSARADMTGLPYGPHEAGMQGPESLISSVLSDASTAVYYCSYNNS; translated from the exons ATGAGCAGTCCCGATGCGGGTTACGCCAGCGACGATCAGATCCAGGCAAGGTGTGCGATGTCAGTCATGATGCCTGGAATGGGACACTGCCAGTGGGCCGACCCTCTCAGTCCTCTCGGGGACACCAAAGTGAAAAGCGAGCCGTGCGCGTCCGGCTCCGGCAGCCAGAGTCGCGGGAAGAGCGAACCGCGGATCCGACGGCCCATGAACGCGTTCATGGTCTGGGCGAAGGATGAGCGCAAGAGGCTGGCGCAGCAAAACCCCGACCTGCATAACGCCGAGCTGAGCAAAATGCTGG GGAAATCGTGGAAAGCCCTTCCTGTCACAGAAAAGCAACCCTTTGTGGAGGAGGCCGAGCGGCTGCGGGTTCAGCACATGCAGGATCACCCCAACTACAAGTACAGGCCCCGGCGGCGGAAGCAGGTGAAGAGGATTAAGAGGCTGGACTCTGGCTTTCTGGTTCACGGCGTGTCCGATCACCAGGCCCAGTCCATGTCGGGAGAGGGCAGAATGTGTGTGGAGAGCCTGGGCCTGGGCTACCACGAGCACGGCTTCCAGCTTCCTCCACAGCCGCTCAGTCACTACAGGGATGCTCAGGCTCTTGGGGGCCCCTCTTATGAAACCTACAGCCTCCCCACACCTGACACCTCTCCTCTGGACGCTGTAGAGTCAGACTCCATGTTCTTCCCTCCACACTCACAAGAGGACTGCCACATGATACCTGCATACGCTTACCACTCCCAGGCGGCAGAGTACCAGCCCCAGGACCCTCTCTCCAACCACCACGGCAACTCCATCCTGCACCGACACGCCGCCTCAGCTCCAGAGCAGCCCCCTCAGCCTGCCAACCTGCCCCCTTCCTACATGGGATGCCCCAATCCTCTGGCCATGTATTACACCCAGCACTGCAGTCCCAGCCACACTAAACGGCATCCCGGAGGGGCAGGACAGCTCTCCCCACCTCCTGACTCTCACCCTCACTCTGCAGACGGCGTGGAGCAGATGCATCACTCTGAGCTGCTGGCCGAGGTGGACCGCAGCGAGTTCGAGCAGTATTTGAGTTCCTCTTCAGCGCGTGCGGACATGACGGGCTTGCCCTACGGGCCACACGAGGCTGGCATGCAAGGACCTGAAAGCCTCATATCATCGGTGCTGTCAGACGCCAGCACAGCTGTGTATTACTGTAGCTACAACAACTCCTAA